A window from Clupea harengus chromosome 14, Ch_v2.0.2, whole genome shotgun sequence encodes these proteins:
- the LOC105908271 gene encoding procathepsin L-like codes for MRLLIIAAASLAVVSCASLSLEDLEFHAWKLKFGRSYGSPVEEAQRKLTWMENRKLVLVHNMLADQGIKSYRLGMTYFADMDNQEYRDLVFHGCLKKANVSSGSTFLGLSRLGDLPTEVDWRDKGFVTDVKDQKMCGSCWAFSTTGSLEGQNFKKMGKLVSLSEQQLVDCSGNFGNMGCMGGLMDQAFQYIKANGGIDTEDSYPYEAQDGKCRFKPNSIGATCTGYMDVTSGDENALQEAVATVGPVSVAIDAAHSTFQLYESGVYDEPECSSEELDHGVLAVGYGSEDGKDYWLVKNSWGLDWGDKGYIKMTRNKNNQCGIATASSYPLV; via the exons ATGAGGTTGTTGATCATTGCAGCTGCCTCTCTGGCAGTGGTGAGCTGtgccagcctctctctggagGACCTGGAGTTCCACGCATGGAAACTCAAGTTTG GTCGCTCCTATGGCTCCCCTGTGGAGGAGGCCCAGCGCAAACTCACTTGGATGGAGAACCGCAAGCTGGTGCTGGTGCACAACATGCTGGCTGACCAGGGCATCAAGAGCTACCGCCTGGGCATGACCTACTTCGCTGACATG GACAACCAGGAGTACCGAGACCTTGTGTTCCACGGATGCCTGAAGAAAGCCAACGTCAGCAGTGGCAGCACCTTCCTGGGCCTGAGCAGGCTGGGGGACCTCCCCACGGAGGTGGACTGGAGGGACAAGGGCTTCGTGACAGACGTCAAGGACCAGAAGATGTGTGGCTCCTGCTGGGCTTTCAGCACA ACTGGATCTCTGGAGGGCCAGAATTTTAAGAAGATGGGTAAACTGGTCTCTCTGAGCGAACAGCAGCTGGTTGATTGCTCCGGCAATTTTGGCAACATGGGCTGCATGGGTGGCCTGATGGACCAGGCCTTCCAGTACATCAAGGCAAATGGAGGAATCGACACTGAGGACTCCTATCCCTATGAGGCTCAG GACGGGAAATGCCGCTTCAAGCCCAACAGCATCGGTGCCACATGCACTGGCTACATGGACGTGACCAGCGGTGACGAGAACGCTCTGCAGGAGGCCGTGGCTACTGTGGGACCCGTGTCTGTGGCCATCGACGCCGCACACTCCACCTTCCAGCTTTATGAATCAG GGGTCTATGATGAGCCTGAGTGCAGTAGTGAGGAACTTGACCATGGTGTACTGGCTGTGGGCTACGGCTCAGAGGACGGAAAGGACTACTGGCTGGTAAAGAACAG CTGGGGTCTGGACTGGGGTGATAAGGGCTACATCAAGATGACCAGGAACAAGAACAACCAGTGCGGCATCGCCACAGCCTCCAGCTACCCCCTGGTGTAA
- the vgll2b gene encoding transcription cofactor vestigial-like protein 2b gives MSCLDVMFPAYGHYTPYAPTASAFISSLPAPVGVRSPSPCSREFMESVGTSRCTDSTSAGAPAPPSSSSSSSYTAASPAEDGPKEKREIPEAEYLNSRCVLFTYYQGDISSVVDEHFSRALSAYMEGEGKRRAAEAASPINRRSFPPSFWDSNYPSPPTRGHCDPGAYSMDHYAHGALHPGLPHPHAHPHPHSHPHAHPSESWSYSQSQAYGPPRPLHELYSPSGLDPHYGPLLMPAVRPPHLGPLPGHYEVGKLEHTTTWPGLLPASDVAQTLALNMDPGLQHQKKGKELYWF, from the exons ATGAGTTGTTTGGATGTTATGTTCCCAGCCTATGGACATTACACACCGTACGCGCCAACTGCCTCAGCCTTCATCAGCAGTCTGCCG gcTCCAGTTGGTGTGAGAAGCCCATCTCCTTGCTCGCGGGAGTTCATGGAGAGCGTGGGCACATCGCGGTGCACCGACAGCACCTCCGCAGGCGCACCGGCGCcaccgtcctcctcctcttcctcctcttacACAGCCGCATCTCCGGCCGAGGACGGCCCCAAGGAGAAACGGGAAATCCCAGAGGCGGAATACCTGAACTCCCGCTGCGTCCTCTTCACCTACTACCAGGGGGACATCAGCAGCGTGGTGGACGAACACTTCTCACGGGCGCTCAGCGCGTACATGGAGGGCGAGGGCAAGAGGAGGGCAGCAGAAGCAG CCTCTCCTATCAACCGGCGCAGTTTCCCCCCATCCTTCTGGGACAGTAACTACCCCTCGCCACCCACCCGAGGCCACTGTGACCCTGGGGCTTACTCCATGGACCACTACGCTCATGGTGCGCTGCACCCCGGCCTTCCCCACCCGcacgcccacccccacccccactcgcACCCGCACGCCCACCCCTCAGAGTCCTGGAGCTACTCGCAGAGCCAGGCGTACGGGCCCCCAAGGCCTCTCCATGAACTCTACTCCCCCTCAGGCCTGGACCCCCACTACGGCCCCCTGCTTATGCCCGCTGTCAGGCCCCCACATCTGGGCCCCCTCCCCGGCCACTACGAGGTGGGGAAGCTGGAGCACACCACCACGTGGCCCGGCCTGCTGCCCGCCAGCGACGTAGCCCAGACACTGGCCCTCAACATGGACCCAG GCCTCCAGCACCAGAAGAAAGGCAAGGAGCTGTACTGGTTTTAA
- the taf9 gene encoding transcription initiation factor TFIID subunit 9: protein MASPKTIPKDAQVMIQILKDMGITEYEPRVINQMLEFTYRYVTTIIDDAKIYATHAKKSTVDADDIRLAIQCRMDQSFTSPPPRDFLLEVARQKNQTPLPLIKPYTGPRLPPDRYCLTAPNYRLKSLQKKVTSSAGRITVPRLSVGAVSSRPSTPTLGTPSVQTVASKLGTPVSLTGQRFTVQIPSSQASSVKSVTPSTPTVQNVLINPSIIGSKNILITTNMVSQNSAADSGSLKRKHEDEDDYDTL from the exons ATGGCGTCTCCTAAAACTATACCCAAAGATGCACAG GTTATGATTCAGATTTTGAAAGACATGGGCATTACAGAGTACGAGCCTAGAGTAATCAATCAGATGCTGGAATTCACGTACA GATATGTAACAACTATCATAGATGATGCCAAAATCTACGCGACGCATGCCAAGAAATCTACTGTTGACGCCGATGATATAAGACTAGCAATCCAGTGTCGAATGGACCAGTCTttcacctcccctcctccacgaGAT TTCCTTCTTGAGGTTGCTCGGCAGAAGAACCAgacccctcttcctctcattaAGCCTTACACGGGTCCACGGCTCCCTCCTGATCGCTACTGCTTAACCGCACCCAACTATAGACTCAAGTCCCTACAGAAGAAG GTGACTTCTTCAGCAGGTAGAATCACAGTGCCACGGTTGAGTGTTGGAGCAGTGTCTAGCAGGCCGAGCACACCTACTCTCG GCACCCCCTCTGTTCAGACGGTGGCCTCCAAACTGGGGACGCCGGTATCATTAACTGGTCAGCGTTTCACTGTTCAGATCCCCTCCTCACAGGCTTCATCTGTGAAGTCAG TTACCCCATCCACACCAACAGTCCAGAATGTCCTCATCAACCCTTCAATCATTGGCTCCAAGAACATCCTTATCACAACGAACATGGTGTCCCAGAATTCAGCAGCAGACTCGGGCTCCCTGAAGAGGAAGCATGAAGATGAAGACGACTATGACACCCTTTGA
- the ythdf2 gene encoding YTH domain-containing family protein 2 yields MSASSLLEQRPKGQGNKVQNGTVTQKDTLNDDEFEPYLNTQTRQSNAYTAMSDSYMPSYYSPSIGFTYSLNEAAWSTGGDPPMPYLASYGQLSNGEHHFLPDAMFGQSGALGSNPFLGQHGFNFFPSGIDFSAWGSSSSQGQSTQSSGYSSSYAYAPSSLGGAMIDGQSPFAASEPLNKAVGMNNLDQGMAELKIGGGGNIAPKVVGSGLPGGPMGQVSGPPTVPPVSIAPAKPASWADIASKPAKPQPKLKTKGGLGGTNLPPPPIKHNMDIGTWDNKGTMPKASTPQQIPFPSNGQPPNQSSPQPGTTAGGAPQLPMSNGQLVSPPSHLVPHLPPNGQQPQQAMVPQQPLAQPPTASQSSQPTRWVPPRNRANGFGDNGAGPGQSPPSSGAGGIPGMPSEPHPVLEKLRLVNNYNPKDFDWNPKQGRVFIIKSYSEDDIHRSIKYNIWCSTEHGNKRLDAAYRSLGAKGPLYLLFSVNGSGHFCGVAEMRSPVDYNTCAGVWSQDKWKGRFDVRWIFVKDVPNSQLRHIRLENNENKPVTNSRDTQEVPLDKARQVLKIIAGYKHTTSIFDDFSHYEKRQEEEESVKKVEVQGGDPYTSNANRAHYRMQDRQGRVK; encoded by the exons ATGTCAGCCAGCAGCCTTCTTGAACAG AGACCGAAAGGCCAAGGAAATAAAG TGCAAAACGGGACTGTGACACAGAAGGACACGTTAAATGATGACGAGTTCGAGCCTTACCTGAACACTCAAACCAGACAG AGCAATGCCTACACGGCCATGTCGGACTCCTACATGCCCAGCTACTATAGCCCCTCCATCGGATTCACGTACTCCCTGAACGAGGCGGCATGGTCTACCGGTGGAGATCCCCCAATGCCTTACCTGGCCTCTTACGGACAGCTCAGCAACGGGGAGCACCACTTCCTCCCGGACGCTATGTTTGGCCAGTCTGGGGCACTGGGCAGCAACCCGTTCCTGGGGCAGCACGGCTTCAACTTCTTCCCCAGCGGCATCGACTTCTCGGCCtggggcagcagcagctctcaggGACAGTCCACTCAGAGCTCAGGCTACAGCAGCAGCTACGCCTATGCTCCCAGCTCGCTAGGGGGCGCCATGATCGACGGACAGTCTCCTTTTGCCGCCAGCGAGCCACTCAACAAGGCCGTGGGCATGAACAACTTGGACCAGGGCATGGCTGAACTTAAGATCGGCGGTGGGGGCAACATCGCGCCCAAAGTGGTGGGCTCAGGTCTCCCGGGGGGACCTATGGGTCAGGTGTCGGGCCCCCCAACCGTGCCCCCGGTCTCCATCGCCCCAGCCAAGCCAGCCTCATGGGCGGACATTGCCAGCAAGCCGGCCAAGCCGCAACCCAAGCTGAAAACTAAGGGCGGCCTTGGCGGGACAAACCTACCCCCTCCACCCATTAAACACAACATGGATATTGGCACTTGGGACAACAAAGGGACCATGCCTAAGGCATCCACCCCGCAGCAGATCCCCTTCCCCAGCAATGGGCAGCCGCCCAATCAGTCCTCACCACAGCCTGGCACAACTGCAGGGGGGGCTCCTCAGCTCCCAATGAGCAACGGGCAGCTGGTGTCTCCCCCCTCCCATCTTGTCCCCCATCTTCCCCCTAACgggcagcagccgcagcaggcCATGGTGCCCCAGCAGCCTCTCGCCCAGCCCCCTACCGCCTCTCAATCTTCCCAACCTACCCGCTGGGTGCCGCCTCGTAACCGTGCCAACGGGTTTGGGGACAACGGCGCTGGTCCGGGTCAGTCTCCGCCGAGCTCGGGAGCAGGCGGCATACCTGGCATGCCCTCCGAACCCCACCCTGTGCTGGAAAAGCTTCGCCTGGTCAACAACTACAACCCCAAGGACTTCGACTGGAACCCCAAGCAAGGCCGTGTGTTCATCATCAAGAGCTACTCGGAGGACGACATCCACCGCTCCATTAAGTACAACATTTGGTGCAGCACCGAGCACGGCAACAAGCGCCTGGATGCAGCGTACCGCTCACTGGGCGCCAAGGGCCCGCTCTACCTGCTCTTCAGCGTCAACGGCAGTGGGCACTTCTGTGGCGTGGCAGAGATGCGCTCGCCCGTGGACTACAACACCTGCGCCGGCGTGTGGTCACAGGACAAGTGGAAGGGCCGCTTTGACGTGCGCTGGATCTTCGTCAAGGACGTTCCTAACAGCCAGCTGCGGCATATCCGCCTGGAGAACAACGAGAACAAGCCGGTGACCAACTCTCGGGACACACAGGAGGTGCCTCTGGACAAGGCACGGCAGGTCCTAAAGATCATCGCGGGTTACAAGCACACCACCTCTATCTTCGACGACTTCTCGCACTACGAGAAGCgtcaggaggaagaggagagtgtgAAAAAG gtggAAGTTCAGGGTGGGGACCCCTACACCAGTAATGCCAACAGGGCCCATTACAGAATGCAg GATCGCCAAGGACGTGTCAAGTAA